From a single Pyruvatibacter sp. genomic region:
- the atpD gene encoding F0F1 ATP synthase subunit beta: MRSAVVDAAAKMSETSSAPASAAAISTKAAHDVLPGTETRPRTQTMSSNAVGKITQVIGAVVDVRFEENLPAILNALETDNNGNRLVLEVAQHLGENTVRTIAMDSTEGLVRGQTATDTGDAIQVPVGDGTLGRIMNVIGEPVDEAGPIQFTQKRPIHAEAPPFVEQSTESEMLVTGIKVVDLLAPYAKGGKIGLFGGAGVGKTVLIQELINNIAKAHGGYSVFAGVGERTREGNDLYWEMIESGVNKEGGGEGSKCSLIYGQMNEPPGARARVALAGLSVAEDFRDKGQDVLFFVDNIFRFTQAGSEVSALLGRIPSAVGYQPTLATDMGALQERITTTTKGSITSVQAIYVPADDLTDPAPATSFAHLDATTVLNRAISEKGIYPAVDPLDSTSRILEPRVVGQEHYNTARRVQEILQKYKSLQDIIAILGMDELSEEDKLTVARARKIERFLSQPFFVAEQFTNTPGVLVDIQDTVKGFKALCDGDYDHLPEAAFYMVGTIETAIEKAERLAAEAA; encoded by the coding sequence ATGAGATCTGCGGTTGTTGATGCGGCCGCAAAAATGAGTGAGACATCATCCGCACCGGCATCAGCCGCTGCGATTTCAACAAAGGCTGCACATGACGTGCTGCCAGGTACTGAGACGAGACCGAGGACACAGACCATGAGCTCCAACGCAGTGGGCAAGATTACCCAGGTCATCGGCGCCGTTGTGGACGTTAGGTTTGAAGAGAACCTGCCGGCGATCCTGAACGCGCTTGAAACCGACAACAACGGCAACCGCCTTGTTCTGGAAGTGGCGCAGCATCTGGGCGAAAACACCGTTCGCACCATCGCCATGGACTCGACTGAGGGCCTGGTGCGCGGCCAGACGGCAACCGACACGGGAGACGCCATTCAGGTGCCTGTGGGTGACGGCACGCTGGGCCGCATCATGAACGTGATCGGGGAGCCGGTGGATGAAGCCGGTCCGATCCAGTTCACGCAAAAGCGCCCGATCCATGCTGAAGCGCCGCCCTTCGTTGAGCAGTCAACGGAATCTGAAATGCTCGTGACGGGCATCAAGGTGGTGGACTTGCTGGCTCCCTACGCCAAGGGCGGCAAGATCGGCCTGTTCGGCGGTGCCGGTGTGGGCAAGACCGTGCTCATTCAGGAACTCATCAACAACATCGCCAAGGCACATGGTGGCTACTCGGTGTTTGCCGGCGTGGGTGAGCGCACCCGCGAGGGCAACGACCTGTACTGGGAAATGATCGAATCGGGCGTGAACAAAGAGGGCGGCGGAGAAGGCTCCAAGTGCTCGCTGATTTACGGCCAGATGAACGAACCCCCCGGTGCGCGTGCCCGTGTGGCGCTTGCGGGCCTCTCGGTGGCGGAAGATTTCCGCGACAAGGGTCAGGACGTGCTGTTCTTCGTGGACAACATCTTCCGGTTTACGCAGGCCGGCTCCGAAGTGTCGGCGCTGCTGGGCCGTATCCCGTCCGCTGTGGGCTATCAGCCGACACTGGCAACGGACATGGGCGCCCTGCAGGAACGCATCACGACCACCACAAAAGGCTCGATCACCTCGGTGCAGGCCATTTACGTGCCTGCCGATGACCTGACCGACCCGGCGCCCGCCACATCGTTTGCTCACCTGGATGCAACGACCGTGCTGAACCGCGCGATCTCTGAAAAGGGCATCTACCCGGCTGTGGACCCGCTGGACTCGACCAGCCGTATTCTTGAGCCACGCGTTGTGGGTCAGGAGCACTATAATACGGCTCGCCGGGTGCAGGAGATTTTGCAGAAGTACAAGTCGCTGCAGGACATCATCGCCATTTTGGGCATGGACGAGCTTTCGGAAGAAGACAAGCTCACCGTGGCGCGCGCGCGCAAGATCGAGCGTTTCCTGTCTCAGCCGTTCTTCGTGGCTGAGCAGTTCACCAACACGCCGGGCGTGCTGGTGGATATTCAGGACACGGTGAAGGGCTTCAAGGCGCTGTGCGATGGCGATTATGACCATCTGCCGGAAGCTGCTTTCTACATGGTGGGCACAATCGAAACCGCCATCGAGAAGGCCGAGCGCCTGGCTGCGGAAGCCGCGTAA
- a CDS encoding ferritin-like domain-containing protein gives MSQHWTLDDIDWAAFDAAKVDADLLRTVKAASLVEANAPDYVTYLSNVFSDDPELLAEIERWGVEEEQHGAALARWAELADASFSFDAALAQFQAGYSIPQDVDESTRGSRGGELLARCVVETGTSSFYSAIRDASEEPVLKQVAAHLARDEFNHYKLFYDHFLRYERDVPSKLRRLKIALGRVSEADDDELSYAYFCANTPDGEYDREGCSRAYQARALGLYQRRHTDRLVAMIANACGIKISPRVARPLTSVVWWGFSKHTSRLAKAA, from the coding sequence ATGAGCCAACACTGGACCCTGGATGACATTGACTGGGCGGCGTTTGACGCTGCCAAGGTGGACGCCGATCTGTTGCGCACGGTGAAAGCCGCGTCGCTGGTGGAGGCCAATGCGCCCGACTATGTGACGTATCTCTCCAACGTCTTTTCAGACGACCCTGAACTGCTTGCAGAAATTGAGCGCTGGGGCGTTGAAGAAGAACAGCATGGTGCAGCGCTTGCCCGCTGGGCTGAACTTGCGGATGCCTCTTTCAGCTTTGATGCAGCGCTTGCGCAGTTTCAGGCCGGCTATTCCATTCCGCAGGACGTAGATGAATCGACACGCGGCAGCCGGGGGGGTGAGTTGCTGGCGCGGTGCGTTGTTGAAACGGGAACATCGTCTTTTTACTCCGCCATTCGCGATGCCAGCGAAGAGCCGGTGTTGAAACAGGTGGCGGCGCATCTCGCGCGGGATGAATTCAATCACTACAAGCTGTTTTACGATCACTTCCTGCGCTACGAGCGCGACGTGCCATCAAAGCTCCGCAGGCTGAAGATTGCACTGGGCCGCGTCAGCGAAGCCGACGACGATGAGCTGTCATACGCCTATTTTTGTGCCAATACGCCTGATGGTGAGTATGATCGCGAAGGCTGCTCCAGGGCCTACCAGGCCCGTGCTCTTGGGCTGTACCAGCGCCGACACACCGACAGGCTGGTGGCCATGATCGCCAATGCCTGCGGCATCAAGATCAGCCCGCGTGTTGCGCGGCCGCTGACGTCGGTTGTGTGGTGGGGCTTTTCAAAACACACCAGCCGCCTCGCCAAAGCCGCCTGA
- a CDS encoding F0F1 ATP synthase subunit epsilon, whose amino-acid sequence MADKLHFELVSPERLLMSADADMVTVPGAEGVFGVMAGHAPFMTTVAPGVIDVQDGREETRLFVRGGFAEVNAEGLTVLAEHAVPLEELDAAALDQEIQNASEDVADAANDRVRGRAQLRLDQLKQLRDAL is encoded by the coding sequence ATGGCTGACAAGCTGCACTTTGAACTCGTAAGCCCGGAGCGGCTGCTGATGTCTGCCGACGCAGACATGGTGACCGTGCCCGGCGCGGAAGGCGTGTTCGGCGTCATGGCGGGCCATGCGCCCTTCATGACCACGGTCGCACCCGGCGTTATCGACGTGCAGGACGGTCGTGAGGAAACCCGCCTGTTTGTGCGTGGTGGTTTTGCTGAAGTGAATGCCGAGGGGCTGACGGTTCTGGCTGAACATGCCGTGCCGCTGGAAGAGCTTGATGCAGCCGCGCTGGATCAGGAAATCCAGAACGCCAGCGAAGATGTGGCCGATGCTGCAAATGACCGCGTTCGTGGTCGTGCGCAGCTCAGGCTCGACCAGCTCAAGCAGCTTCGGGATGCGCTCTAG
- a CDS encoding F0F1 ATP synthase subunit delta — translation MAGGNANISGVAGRYASALFDLARDAGSIDVVAGDLAGVATMMNDSADLRDLIKSPLYDRDDQTKAMAALLERAGANDLTKKFVGLVVANRRLFALDGIIGAYKALVAQHRGEVSAEVTSAHPLTDAQVQKLTETLKAATGSEVTLSTKVDNGLLGGLVVKLGSRMVDTSLRSKLNRMKLAMKEAG, via the coding sequence GTGGCAGGCGGTAACGCAAATATCTCAGGTGTCGCGGGACGGTATGCGAGCGCTCTTTTTGACCTCGCCAGGGACGCCGGCAGCATTGATGTGGTGGCTGGCGACCTTGCGGGCGTGGCAACCATGATGAATGACAGCGCGGATCTGCGCGACCTCATCAAAAGCCCGCTGTATGACCGTGACGACCAGACCAAGGCCATGGCCGCGCTGCTTGAGCGCGCCGGTGCCAACGACCTTACAAAAAAGTTTGTCGGCCTTGTGGTTGCCAACCGCCGCCTGTTTGCGCTGGACGGTATCATTGGCGCTTACAAGGCTCTTGTCGCGCAACATCGCGGCGAAGTTTCGGCGGAAGTAACCTCCGCCCACCCCCTCACCGATGCGCAGGTGCAAAAGCTGACCGAAACCCTCAAGGCTGCTACCGGCAGCGAGGTGACGCTCAGCACCAAGGTCGATAACGGTTTGCTGGGCGGCCTTGTGGTCAAGCTCGGCAGCCGGATGGTCGATACGTCCCTGCGCTCAAAGCTCAATCGCATGAAACTTGCTATGAAAGAGGCCGGTTGA
- the atpA gene encoding F0F1 ATP synthase subunit alpha, with product MDIQAAEISSILKTQIQNFGADAEVTEIGQVLSVGDGIARVYGLDKVQAGEMVEFPNGVRGMALNLEDDNVGVVIFGSDQQIKEGDTVKRTGAIVDVPVGKGLLGRVVDPLGNPIDGKGPIEATERRVVDVKAPGIIPRKSVHEPMQTGIKAIDALIPIGRGQRELIIGDRQTGKTAVAIDAILNQKQANQGTDESKKLYCVYVAIGQKRSTVAQIVKTLEENGAMEYSVVVAATASEPAPLQFLAPFGGCAIAEYFRDNGMHSLIVYDDLSKQAVAYRQMSLLLRRPPGREAYPGDVFYLHSRLLERSAKLNEDNGLGSMTALPVIETQANDVSAYIPTNVISITDGQIFLETDLFFQGIRPAVNVGLSVSRVGGSAQTKAMKKVAGAIKGELAQYREMAAFAQFGSDLDATTQRLLNRGARLTELLKQPQFSPLSMEEQVVVIFAGTQGFLDKLPVEDVGRFEEELLRTFHEKHEDVLTSIRDTGALSEDTNAKLREGVEAFAKAFA from the coding sequence ATGGACATTCAAGCCGCCGAGATTTCCTCGATCCTTAAAACACAGATCCAAAACTTTGGGGCTGATGCCGAAGTAACCGAGATCGGCCAGGTGCTGTCCGTTGGTGACGGTATTGCCCGCGTTTATGGTCTGGACAAGGTTCAGGCCGGTGAAATGGTCGAGTTCCCCAACGGTGTGCGCGGCATGGCGCTCAACCTGGAAGACGACAATGTGGGTGTCGTGATCTTTGGCTCTGACCAGCAGATCAAGGAAGGCGATACCGTCAAGCGCACCGGCGCCATTGTGGACGTGCCCGTGGGCAAGGGTCTGCTGGGCCGTGTGGTCGACCCGCTGGGCAACCCGATTGACGGCAAGGGCCCGATTGAAGCCACCGAGCGCCGCGTCGTTGACGTGAAGGCGCCGGGCATCATTCCGCGCAAGTCCGTGCATGAGCCCATGCAGACGGGCATCAAGGCAATTGACGCGCTCATCCCCATCGGCCGTGGCCAGCGCGAACTCATCATTGGTGACCGCCAGACCGGCAAGACGGCTGTGGCGATTGATGCCATCCTCAACCAGAAGCAGGCCAACCAGGGCACGGACGAAAGCAAGAAGCTTTATTGCGTCTATGTCGCTATCGGCCAGAAGCGCTCAACGGTTGCGCAGATCGTCAAGACGCTGGAAGAAAACGGTGCCATGGAATATTCCGTGGTTGTGGCCGCAACGGCGTCCGAGCCTGCGCCGCTGCAGTTTCTCGCGCCGTTTGGCGGGTGCGCCATCGCTGAATATTTCCGCGACAACGGTATGCATTCGCTGATCGTGTATGATGATCTGTCCAAGCAGGCCGTGGCGTATCGTCAGATGTCGCTGCTGCTTCGCCGTCCGCCCGGACGTGAAGCCTATCCTGGTGACGTGTTCTATCTGCATTCGCGTTTGCTTGAGCGCTCCGCCAAGCTGAACGAAGACAATGGTCTTGGCTCGATGACGGCGCTGCCGGTGATTGAAACCCAGGCCAACGACGTGTCGGCGTATATTCCCACCAACGTGATTTCGATCACCGACGGGCAGATCTTCCTTGAGACGGATCTGTTCTTCCAGGGCATTCGTCCTGCGGTGAATGTGGGTCTGTCGGTGTCGCGTGTGGGTGGCTCTGCCCAGACCAAGGCGATGAAAAAAGTCGCCGGTGCTATCAAAGGCGAGCTTGCGCAGTACCGCGAAATGGCGGCGTTTGCACAGTTTGGCTCTGACCTTGATGCAACGACCCAACGGTTGCTCAACCGCGGTGCGCGTCTGACCGAGCTGCTCAAGCAGCCGCAGTTCTCACCGCTCTCCATGGAGGAGCAGGTGGTGGTGATCTTTGCGGGCACGCAGGGCTTCCTCGACAAGCTGCCGGTGGAAGATGTGGGCCGTTTTGAAGAAGAACTGCTGCGCACGTTCCATGAAAAGCATGAAGACGTGCTGACAAGCATCCGCGATACAGGCGCGCTGTCTGAGGACACCAACGCCAAGCTGCGCGAGGGCGTTGAAGCCTTCGCCAAGGCTTTTGCGTAA
- a CDS encoding RNA pyrophosphohydrolase, translated as MAKLPYRPCVGIMVINRFGKVWIGRRTRIRAVQVDEPGSWQMPQGGIDEGEDPLPAALRELEEETGITDIEIVGETPDWLTYDLPEELVGKALKGKYRGQKQKWFAARFTGKDTDIDLAKAADDEFDDWRWEKASALPDLIVAFKRPVYEQVVAAFAHLTKPA; from the coding sequence ATGGCCAAACTCCCCTACCGGCCCTGTGTGGGCATTATGGTCATCAACCGCTTCGGCAAGGTATGGATCGGGCGGCGTACCCGCATCCGTGCGGTGCAGGTGGATGAACCCGGCTCATGGCAGATGCCCCAGGGCGGCATAGACGAGGGCGAAGACCCGCTGCCCGCCGCCTTGCGTGAACTGGAAGAAGAAACCGGCATCACGGATATTGAAATTGTCGGTGAGACGCCCGACTGGCTGACCTATGATCTTCCAGAGGAGCTTGTTGGCAAAGCCCTCAAGGGCAAATACCGGGGCCAGAAGCAAAAATGGTTTGCAGCCCGCTTTACCGGCAAAGACACGGACATTGATCTCGCCAAAGCCGCCGACGATGAGTTCGACGACTGGCGCTGGGAAAAGGCATCAGCCCTGCCTGACCTTATCGTCGCCTTCAAACGCCCGGTCTATGAACAGGTGGTTGCCGCCTTCGCCCACCTGACAAAACCCGCCTGA
- a CDS encoding primosomal protein N', with product MPPAPTADTPKARVLLPLALPGAYDYAVPDDLAVQPGDFVRVPLGPREITGVVWDAASDEKPDAKPVKPEKLKYISARLDAPPMPDVLRRFVDWVAAYTVSPPGAVLRLAMRVPQALEPVPTRTGYRSSGITPERMTPQRQRVLDMLQDTGPMLARTGREIADLADVGTGVVRGLADAGALEVVEMPGEAPFAIPDGDHTGPTLSDAQRDVAAALRARVGAGFSATLLDGVTGAGKTEVYFEAVAQAARKGKQALVMLPEIALTPQLLKRFEQRFGVPPAPWHSDLGPKERRRVWRGVAEGRARVIVGARSALFLPYTDLGLIVVDEEHEAAFKQEEGVIYNARDMAVARASLGSIPVVLASATPSLETVANVERGRYQRLVLPERHGAARLPQVRAIDLRASPPERGRWLSPELVTAIADTLANGEQAMLFLNRRGYAPLTLCRTCGHRFECPNCDAWLVEHRFRRELQCHHCGTRAPVPFVCPECKAEDSLAACGPGVERIAEEAAERFPDARLAVLSSDHLHGPAATQAAVGQITRQDVDLVVGTQVVAKGHNFPGLTLVGVVDADLGLTGGDLRAAERTYQLLHQVGGRAGRGEKPGRVLLQTYMPQHKVMQALVAGDRDQFLERESQERDEAGMPPYGRLVSLILSAPDPQMVTEAGRALARAVPPADGVRVLGPAPAPIALLRGRHRVRFLVKAGRDFQVQKYVRAWLAGVKLPNAVRLAVDVDPQSFL from the coding sequence ATGCCTCCCGCCCCCACAGCCGATACGCCGAAGGCCCGCGTGCTGCTGCCTTTGGCATTGCCCGGTGCCTATGACTATGCGGTGCCTGATGATCTGGCCGTTCAGCCGGGCGATTTTGTGCGGGTGCCACTTGGGCCGCGCGAAATTACAGGCGTCGTGTGGGATGCGGCATCTGATGAGAAGCCGGATGCAAAGCCCGTCAAGCCGGAAAAGCTCAAATACATTTCCGCGCGGCTGGATGCGCCGCCGATGCCCGACGTGTTGCGGCGGTTTGTGGACTGGGTGGCCGCCTACACGGTGTCGCCGCCCGGTGCTGTTTTGCGGCTGGCCATGCGGGTGCCGCAAGCGCTCGAGCCGGTGCCGACGCGGACGGGCTACCGGTCGAGCGGGATAACGCCCGAGCGAATGACACCGCAGCGCCAGCGGGTGCTGGACATGCTGCAGGATACCGGGCCGATGCTGGCGCGCACCGGGCGGGAAATTGCTGATCTGGCAGATGTTGGAACCGGCGTTGTCCGCGGGCTGGCAGATGCGGGGGCGCTTGAGGTGGTTGAGATGCCGGGTGAAGCGCCTTTCGCCATCCCTGACGGCGACCATACAGGGCCGACCCTCAGCGACGCCCAGCGCGATGTTGCTGCGGCGTTGCGGGCGCGCGTCGGAGCCGGTTTTTCTGCCACGCTGCTGGACGGGGTAACGGGCGCGGGCAAGACCGAAGTTTATTTCGAGGCCGTGGCGCAAGCAGCACGTAAGGGCAAGCAGGCGCTGGTCATGCTGCCTGAAATTGCGCTGACGCCACAGTTGCTCAAGCGGTTTGAACAGCGGTTTGGGGTACCGCCCGCGCCGTGGCACTCAGACCTTGGCCCCAAAGAGCGGCGGCGCGTGTGGCGCGGTGTTGCAGAGGGCCGCGCACGGGTGATTGTCGGCGCACGGTCGGCTCTGTTCCTTCCGTACACGGACCTTGGGCTGATTGTCGTTGATGAAGAGCATGAAGCCGCCTTCAAGCAGGAAGAGGGCGTGATCTATAACGCCCGCGACATGGCGGTTGCGCGGGCGTCTCTTGGCAGCATCCCGGTTGTGCTGGCCAGCGCCACACCGTCGCTGGAGACGGTGGCCAATGTAGAGCGCGGGCGGTATCAGCGTCTTGTGCTGCCTGAGCGCCATGGCGCGGCGCGGTTGCCGCAGGTGCGGGCGATTGATCTGCGGGCCAGTCCGCCTGAGCGTGGACGCTGGTTGTCGCCTGAGCTTGTGACCGCCATTGCCGATACGCTGGCCAATGGCGAGCAGGCGATGTTGTTTTTGAACCGGCGGGGCTATGCGCCGTTGACCCTGTGCCGCACCTGCGGGCACCGGTTTGAGTGTCCCAATTGTGATGCATGGCTGGTGGAGCACCGGTTCAGGCGTGAACTGCAATGTCACCATTGCGGCACCCGCGCGCCGGTGCCGTTTGTGTGTCCGGAGTGCAAGGCCGAAGACAGCCTGGCGGCGTGTGGTCCCGGTGTTGAGCGCATTGCTGAGGAAGCCGCTGAGCGGTTTCCCGATGCACGTCTGGCGGTGTTGTCGAGTGACCACCTGCACGGGCCTGCGGCCACGCAGGCGGCTGTTGGCCAAATCACCCGGCAGGATGTGGACCTTGTGGTGGGCACGCAGGTGGTGGCCAAGGGGCACAACTTTCCCGGGTTGACGCTTGTCGGCGTTGTCGATGCCGATCTGGGGCTGACCGGCGGAGATCTGCGGGCGGCTGAACGCACCTATCAGTTGCTGCATCAGGTTGGCGGGCGGGCCGGGCGGGGCGAAAAGCCCGGTCGGGTGCTGCTGCAAACCTACATGCCGCAGCACAAAGTGATGCAGGCGCTGGTGGCCGGCGACAGGGACCAGTTTCTGGAGCGCGAATCGCAGGAGCGCGACGAAGCAGGTATGCCGCCTTACGGGCGGCTGGTGTCGCTCATCCTGTCGGCCCCCGACCCGCAGATGGTGACAGAGGCCGGGCGGGCATTGGCGCGTGCGGTGCCGCCGGCAGACGGGGTGCGGGTTCTGGGGCCTGCGCCGGCGCCGATTGCCTTGTTGCGCGGTCGGCATCGCGTTCGGTTTCTGGTCAAGGCGGGACGTGATTTTCAGGTGCAAAAATATGTGCGCGCATGGCTTGCGGGCGTGAAGCTGCCCAATGCGGTGCGGCTGGCGGTGGATGTGGATCCGCAGTCTTTTCTTTAG
- a CDS encoding DUF484 family protein, translating into MSAPTETSGTTSGTPAKGSTPAKPPANVDAMRSALTKPAAPEQVDAASVKAFLGANPDILVDEPDLLAKITPSGYRHTGDGGTGGVVDFQVFTIDRLRQEIEDLRELQQAMVTAAEENAIARDRIFAAVLKVLDARNFEHLIHYITTELASDIEVDLVALGVEASTSTASMAGMRSPVAEPGGPAVMVLQSGFVEALLGTKADGTTRDYALREDVEGAQELFGPHAVQVQSEALIRLTFSRAAPPGILALGSTRANQFYPEQAVDHLSFLARVIERTVRLWLDLPPA; encoded by the coding sequence ATGAGCGCTCCCACCGAGACATCCGGCACGACATCCGGCACGCCCGCGAAGGGCAGCACCCCGGCAAAACCACCCGCAAATGTGGACGCCATGCGCTCCGCTTTGACCAAACCCGCCGCACCTGAACAGGTGGATGCTGCAAGCGTAAAGGCGTTTTTGGGGGCCAATCCGGATATTCTGGTTGATGAACCAGACCTGCTGGCAAAGATCACGCCTTCAGGCTACCGCCACACCGGCGATGGCGGCACCGGCGGTGTCGTCGATTTTCAGGTCTTCACCATTGATCGCCTGCGCCAGGAAATCGAAGACCTGCGCGAACTGCAGCAGGCAATGGTGACGGCGGCTGAAGAAAACGCCATCGCCCGCGACCGCATTTTTGCAGCCGTCCTCAAGGTTCTGGACGCCCGCAACTTCGAACACCTGATCCACTACATCACAACTGAGCTTGCCAGCGACATTGAGGTTGATCTGGTGGCGCTGGGCGTTGAAGCCAGCACCTCCACCGCCAGCATGGCCGGTATGCGCTCACCTGTGGCAGAGCCCGGCGGCCCCGCCGTCATGGTGTTGCAGTCCGGTTTCGTCGAAGCACTGCTGGGCACCAAAGCAGACGGCACCACCCGAGACTATGCCCTGCGTGAAGATGTGGAAGGCGCACAGGAACTGTTCGGCCCACACGCCGTTCAGGTGCAATCAGAAGCCCTCATCAGGCTGACATTCTCCCGCGCAGCACCTCCGGGCATTCTGGCGCTGGGCTCAACCCGCGCCAACCAGTTTTACCCGGAACAGGCCGTGGATCACTTGAGTTTCCTGGCCCGTGTGATTGAACGCACCGTGCGCCTGTGGCTTGACCTGCCGCCTGCATAA
- a CDS encoding divergent polysaccharide deacetylase family protein — MNTLSSDESAQTRSAGLNPLAIAVFAVALLIGGLLVWLSFAGNNAPPTQIVVALPEAENNTSETLMGDASAPAPQVLDAMSGQPTNDEAATADTAADTEAGTGKGTGTGTDFDRDVQKIGSLPMIAPGAPLAAAPIAGLYEETAAGLLPVISADGARPVASYARPFAPVPADTAEAARPRIAIMITGFGLNRTFAGRALEQLPADVSLAFTPYSTDLQEQINAARADGHEVALELPMEPFDYPDNDPGPYTLLTSLPEEANQKRLEWLLARATGYFATVNRQGGRYLSDEDALRPILGTLQARGLGFIDTGDGARNATATAAPDDTFEWVAAGQVVDAAKSPRQIDRALASLEATARDAGIAVGIGTALPITVERVAEWAAGLNEKGIDLVPVSAALVRPQG; from the coding sequence ATGAACACACTTTCATCTGACGAGAGCGCACAAACCAGATCAGCGGGCCTCAACCCACTGGCCATCGCTGTTTTTGCGGTCGCACTGCTGATTGGTGGGCTGTTGGTCTGGTTGTCCTTTGCCGGCAACAACGCCCCCCCGACGCAGATTGTGGTGGCACTGCCCGAAGCCGAAAACAACACCAGTGAAACCCTCATGGGCGATGCCTCTGCACCAGCGCCACAGGTACTGGACGCCATGTCCGGCCAACCCACCAACGATGAGGCAGCAACAGCCGACACCGCCGCCGACACCGAAGCAGGCACGGGCAAGGGCACGGGCACGGGCACAGATTTCGATCGCGACGTGCAGAAAATCGGCAGCCTGCCCATGATTGCACCCGGCGCACCGCTTGCCGCAGCACCAATTGCCGGCCTGTATGAAGAAACCGCCGCAGGGCTGTTGCCCGTCATCTCGGCAGACGGCGCACGGCCGGTTGCAAGCTATGCCCGCCCCTTTGCGCCCGTGCCAGCAGACACAGCCGAAGCAGCACGCCCGCGCATCGCCATCATGATTACGGGCTTTGGCCTCAACCGCACATTTGCCGGTCGCGCCCTTGAGCAATTGCCCGCTGACGTCTCGCTGGCCTTCACACCCTATTCAACGGACCTGCAGGAGCAAATCAACGCTGCGCGGGCCGATGGCCATGAAGTAGCCCTCGAACTGCCTATGGAGCCGTTCGACTACCCCGACAACGACCCCGGCCCCTACACATTGCTCACCAGCCTGCCTGAAGAGGCCAACCAAAAACGCCTTGAATGGCTGCTGGCGCGCGCCACGGGATACTTTGCCACCGTCAATCGTCAGGGCGGGCGTTACCTGTCGGACGAAGATGCGTTGCGCCCCATTCTCGGCACCTTGCAGGCACGCGGACTTGGCTTCATCGATACCGGCGACGGCGCCCGAAATGCCACGGCCACTGCTGCGCCCGACGATACTTTTGAGTGGGTGGCCGCAGGCCAGGTAGTGGATGCGGCCAAGTCACCGCGCCAGATCGACCGCGCACTTGCGAGCCTCGAAGCCACAGCCCGCGATGCTGGCATTGCCGTCGGCATCGGCACGGCTCTGCCCATCACCGTTGAGCGCGTGGCTGAATGGGCCGCGGGCCTCAACGAAAAAGGCATTGATCTGGTGCCGGTCTCCGCAGCACTTGTGCGGCCACAAGGCTAG
- a CDS encoding F0F1 ATP synthase subunit gamma, translated as MASLKDLRNRIASVKATQKITKAMQMVAASKLRRAQDAAEAARPYAERMDSVMANLGGSMLTSAGASPLLIGTGSDQVHLLVVATADRGLCGGFNSSIARIARLRVQDLLSQGKTVKILCVGRKGRDILKRQFADLIVDTFEFTDVRRIGFAQAEIVSKRVLDMFEAGEFDVATIFYSAFQNVVTQIPTQQQIVPASIPERPADAAEPVPYEYEPEETEIMNDLLPRSLTIQVFRALLENAASEQGARMSAMDNATRNAGDMIDKLTLTYNRSRQAQITKELIEIISGAEAV; from the coding sequence ATGGCGAGCCTCAAAGACCTCCGCAACCGGATCGCGAGCGTTAAAGCAACGCAGAAGATCACCAAGGCTATGCAGATGGTTGCAGCCTCAAAGCTGCGCCGCGCGCAGGATGCGGCCGAAGCTGCCCGTCCGTATGCGGAGCGTATGGACAGTGTGATGGCAAACCTTGGTGGTTCCATGCTGACGTCAGCCGGTGCATCACCGCTGCTGATCGGCACGGGAAGCGACCAGGTGCATCTGCTTGTGGTGGCCACAGCAGACCGTGGTCTGTGTGGCGGTTTCAACTCGTCGATTGCGCGGATTGCCCGGCTCAGGGTTCAGGATTTGTTGTCGCAGGGCAAAACGGTGAAAATCCTGTGCGTCGGCCGCAAGGGCCGCGACATTCTCAAGCGCCAGTTTGCTGATTTGATCGTTGACACGTTCGAGTTCACTGACGTTCGCCGCATTGGCTTTGCGCAGGCCGAGATTGTGTCAAAGCGCGTGCTCGACATGTTCGAGGCGGGCGAGTTCGATGTGGCGACGATCTTTTATTCGGCGTTCCAGAATGTGGTGACGCAGATCCCGACACAGCAGCAGATTGTTCCCGCTTCCATTCCCGAACGCCCCGCAGATGCGGCCGAGCCGGTGCCATATGAATACGAGCCGGAAGAAACGGAGATCATGAACGATCTTCTGCCGCGCAGCCTGACCATTCAGGTGTTCCGCGCACTTTTGGAAAATGCAGCGTCTGAACAGGGTGCCCGCATGAGCGCCATGGACAACGCAACGCGCAACGCAGGCGACATGATCGACAAGCTGACGCTGACCTACAACCGGTCGCGTCAGGCACAGATCACCAAGGAACTGATTGAAATTATCTCGGGCGCGGAAGCGGTCTAG